The following are from one region of the Pectobacterium actinidiae genome:
- the guaA gene encoding glutamine-hydrolyzing GMP synthase — protein MTQNIHQHRILILDFGSQYTQLVARRVRELGVYCELWAWDVTEAQIRGFNPNGIILSGGPESTTEFGSPRAPEYVFNAGVPVLGVCYGMQTMAMQLGGHVEGSNEREFGYAQVEVKTDSALVRDIQDALSAAGAPLLDVWMSHGDKVTAIPEGFETVASTDTCPFAIMANEEKRFYGVQFHPEVTHTRQGQRMLERFVLDICQCEALWTPAKIIDDAVNRIREQVGNDQVILGLSGGVDSSVTAMLLHRAIGDRLTCVFVDNGLLRLNEADQVLEMFGDHFGLNIVHVAAENRFLGELAGENDPEAKRKIIGRVFVEVFDEEASKQADVKWLAQGTIYPDVIESAASATGKAHVIKSHHNVGGLPKEMKLGLVEPLKELFKDEVRKIGLELGLPYNMLYRHPFPGPGLGVRVLGEVKKEYCDLLRRADAIFIEELHKADLYNKVSQAFTVFLPVRSVGVMGDGRKYDWVVSLRAVETIDFMTAHWAHLPYDFLGRVSNRIINEVDGISRVVYDVSGKPPATIEWE, from the coding sequence ATGACTCAAAACATTCATCAACACCGCATTCTTATTCTGGATTTCGGCTCGCAGTACACGCAATTGGTGGCACGTCGCGTGCGTGAGCTGGGCGTTTACTGTGAACTGTGGGCATGGGATGTCACGGAAGCACAGATTCGCGGGTTTAATCCGAACGGGATCATCCTGTCCGGTGGCCCGGAAAGCACCACTGAGTTTGGCAGCCCGCGTGCGCCAGAATACGTGTTCAATGCTGGCGTACCGGTATTAGGCGTGTGCTATGGCATGCAGACGATGGCGATGCAACTGGGCGGCCACGTTGAAGGTTCCAACGAGCGTGAGTTTGGTTATGCGCAGGTGGAAGTTAAAACGGATAGCGCGCTGGTGCGTGATATTCAGGATGCGTTGAGCGCCGCTGGCGCACCGCTGCTGGATGTCTGGATGAGCCACGGTGACAAAGTAACGGCTATCCCAGAAGGGTTTGAGACCGTTGCCAGCACTGATACCTGTCCGTTTGCCATTATGGCGAACGAAGAGAAGCGTTTTTACGGCGTGCAGTTCCACCCGGAAGTGACGCACACCCGTCAGGGTCAGCGCATGTTAGAACGTTTTGTTCTTGATATCTGCCAGTGTGAAGCCCTGTGGACGCCAGCCAAGATTATCGACGATGCGGTGAACCGTATTCGTGAGCAGGTTGGCAACGATCAGGTGATTTTGGGCCTGTCTGGCGGCGTGGATTCTTCCGTCACCGCAATGCTGCTGCACCGTGCGATTGGCGATCGTCTGACCTGCGTGTTTGTTGATAACGGCCTGCTGCGCCTGAACGAAGCCGATCAGGTGCTGGAAATGTTCGGCGATCATTTCGGTCTGAACATTGTGCATGTGGCGGCGGAAAATCGCTTCCTGGGCGAACTGGCTGGCGAAAACGATCCAGAAGCCAAGCGTAAAATCATCGGTCGCGTGTTTGTTGAAGTGTTCGATGAAGAAGCCAGTAAGCAAGCTGATGTGAAATGGTTGGCGCAAGGTACCATCTACCCAGACGTGATCGAATCTGCGGCTTCTGCGACTGGCAAAGCGCATGTGATCAAGTCCCACCACAACGTGGGTGGCCTGCCGAAAGAGATGAAGCTGGGTCTGGTTGAGCCGCTGAAAGAGCTGTTCAAAGACGAAGTGCGTAAGATCGGTCTGGAACTGGGTCTGCCGTACAACATGCTGTACCGTCACCCGTTCCCTGGCCCAGGTCTGGGCGTGCGCGTGCTGGGTGAAGTGAAGAAAGAATACTGTGACCTGCTGCGTCGTGCGGATGCGATCTTCATCGAAGAACTGCACAAAGCTGACCTGTACAACAAAGTCAGTCAGGCATTCACCGTCTTCCTGCCGGTTCGTTCCGTGGGCGTGATGGGCGATGGCCGTAAATACGATTGGGTTGTCTCGCTGCGTGCGGTAGAAACCATCGACTTTATGACCGCGCACTGGGCACACCTGCCATACGACTTCTTAGGCCGCGTATCCAACCGCATCATCAACGAAGTCGACGGCATCTCCCGCGTGGTTTACGACGTGTCGGGTAAGCCACCAGCCACGATTGAGTGGGAATGA
- the guaB gene encoding IMP dehydrogenase, giving the protein MLRIAKEALTFDDVLLVPAHSTVLPNTADLSTQLTKNIRLNIPMLSAAMDTVTESGLAIALAQEGGLGFIHKNMSIDRQAEEVSRVKKHESGVVVDPQTVTPETTLREMKELTERNGFAGYPVVAKDNELVGIITGRDVRFVTDLEKPVSAFMTPKERLVTVKEGEARDVVLQKMHEKRVEKALVVDDKFHLIGMITVKDFQKAERKPNACKDEHGRLRVGAAVGAGAGNEERVDALVAAGVDVLLIDSSHGHSEGVLQRIRETRAKYPNLEIIGGNVATGAGAKALVEAGVSAVKVGIGPGSICTTRIVTGVGVPQITAISDAVEALEGTGIPVIADGGIRFSGDIAKAIAAGAACVMVGSMLAGTEESPGEIELYQGRSFKSYRGMGSLGAMSKGSSDRYFQTDNAADKLVPEGIEGRVAYKGRLKEIVHQQMGGLRSCMGLTGCATIDALRTQAEFVRISGAGIQESHVHDVTITKESPNYRMGS; this is encoded by the coding sequence ATGCTACGTATCGCTAAAGAAGCACTGACGTTTGATGACGTCCTCCTGGTTCCCGCTCATTCTACCGTTCTGCCAAACACTGCCGATCTGTCCACGCAGTTGACGAAAAACATTCGCCTGAATATTCCTATGCTGTCCGCAGCGATGGATACCGTTACCGAATCTGGCCTGGCTATTGCGCTGGCGCAGGAAGGCGGTCTGGGCTTTATTCACAAAAATATGTCCATTGATCGTCAGGCTGAAGAAGTTAGCCGCGTGAAAAAACACGAAAGCGGCGTGGTGGTTGATCCACAGACCGTGACGCCAGAAACCACGCTGCGTGAAATGAAAGAGCTGACCGAGCGCAATGGCTTCGCTGGCTACCCTGTCGTGGCAAAAGACAACGAACTGGTCGGTATCATCACTGGTCGTGACGTGCGTTTTGTGACCGATTTGGAAAAACCGGTTAGCGCGTTCATGACGCCGAAAGAGCGTCTGGTCACCGTTAAAGAAGGCGAAGCGCGTGATGTCGTGCTGCAAAAAATGCACGAAAAACGCGTCGAGAAAGCGCTGGTCGTTGACGACAAATTCCACCTGATCGGCATGATCACGGTAAAAGATTTCCAGAAAGCAGAACGTAAACCGAACGCCTGTAAAGACGAGCACGGCCGCCTGCGCGTTGGCGCAGCGGTTGGTGCGGGTGCGGGTAACGAAGAGCGCGTTGATGCGTTAGTTGCCGCGGGCGTTGACGTACTGCTGATCGACTCCTCACACGGCCATTCCGAAGGTGTATTACAGCGTATTCGTGAAACGCGCGCGAAATACCCGAACCTCGAAATTATCGGCGGCAACGTCGCGACGGGCGCAGGCGCGAAAGCGCTGGTTGAAGCGGGCGTTAGCGCGGTGAAAGTGGGTATCGGCCCTGGCTCTATCTGTACCACCCGTATCGTGACTGGCGTGGGTGTACCGCAAATTACGGCGATTTCCGATGCGGTTGAAGCGCTGGAAGGCACGGGGATTCCGGTCATCGCCGATGGCGGTATCCGCTTCTCCGGCGACATCGCTAAAGCCATCGCGGCAGGCGCAGCCTGTGTCATGGTCGGTTCTATGCTGGCGGGTACGGAAGAATCCCCGGGCGAAATCGAACTGTACCAAGGGCGTTCATTCAAATCCTATCGCGGCATGGGCTCACTGGGCGCGATGTCCAAAGGTTCATCAGACCGTTACTTCCAGACCGATAACGCTGCCGACAAACTGGTGCCGGAAGGTATCGAAGGCCGCGTAGCTTATAAAGGCCGTCTGAAAGAGATCGTTCATCAGCAAATGGGCGGCTTGCGCTCCTGCATGGGTCTGACCGGTTGCGCTACTATCGACGCACTGCGCACGCAGGCTGAGTTTGTACGTATCAGCGGCGCAGGCATTCAGGAAAGCCACGTTCACGACGTTACCATCACTAAAGAGTCACCGAACTACCGTATGGGTTCATAA
- the xseA gene encoding exodeoxyribonuclease VII large subunit has translation MSQFPSSAIFTVSRLNQTVRQLLEMEMGQIWLSGEISNLSQPSSGHWYFTLKDERAQVRCAMFRTSNRRVTFRPQNGQQVLIRASITLYEPRGDYQLLAESMQPAGDGLLQQQFEQLKQRLAAEGLFDQQFKQVLPSPAKQVGVITSASGAALHDILQVLQRRDPSLPVIVYPTSVQGAEAPLQIVRAIELANQRDECDVLIVGRGGGSLEDLWSFNDERVARAIFASRIPIVSAVGHETDVTIADFVGDLRAPTPSAAAELVSRNQLELLRQIQSQRQRLEMAMDYYLAQRNREFTRLHHRLQQQHPQLRLARQQAQLVKLRQRLDDAMQQQLRQISRRSERLQQRLMQQQPQTRIHRAQQRLQQLSYQMQSAVERQLNQSKQKLGIACSRLEGVSPLATLARGYNVTTAPDGKVLKNVAQITPGETLKTRLQDGWVESQVTTLMTNSNSAKKRQKTASKTPK, from the coding sequence ATGTCTCAATTTCCCTCCTCTGCAATTTTTACCGTTAGCCGCCTGAATCAGACGGTTAGACAACTGTTGGAAATGGAAATGGGCCAGATTTGGCTCTCCGGCGAAATCTCCAACCTTTCTCAGCCCTCATCCGGCCATTGGTATTTCACGCTGAAAGACGAACGTGCACAGGTGCGCTGCGCGATGTTTCGTACCAGCAACCGTAGAGTGACGTTCCGCCCGCAAAACGGTCAGCAGGTGCTGATTCGGGCGAGCATTACGCTGTATGAACCCCGTGGCGACTATCAGCTACTGGCGGAAAGCATGCAGCCCGCAGGTGATGGCCTGCTACAGCAGCAGTTTGAACAGCTCAAGCAACGTCTCGCCGCCGAAGGGCTGTTCGACCAGCAGTTTAAGCAAGTGCTTCCCTCTCCTGCCAAACAGGTCGGTGTGATTACATCAGCCAGCGGTGCCGCCCTACACGATATCTTGCAGGTGTTACAGCGCCGCGATCCATCACTGCCGGTGATCGTGTATCCCACATCAGTGCAAGGCGCAGAAGCACCGTTACAAATTGTCCGCGCCATCGAGTTGGCTAACCAGCGGGATGAGTGTGATGTGTTAATCGTCGGGCGCGGCGGCGGTTCGCTGGAAGATCTCTGGAGTTTTAATGACGAACGGGTCGCCCGCGCGATTTTCGCCAGCCGCATTCCTATCGTCAGCGCTGTGGGTCATGAAACCGATGTCACCATCGCCGATTTCGTCGGTGACCTGCGTGCGCCCACGCCATCCGCCGCTGCCGAGTTAGTGAGTCGTAACCAACTGGAGCTGTTACGCCAAATACAGTCCCAGCGTCAGCGGCTGGAAATGGCGATGGATTACTACCTTGCCCAGCGCAACCGGGAATTCACCCGCCTGCACCACCGCTTGCAACAGCAGCATCCACAGCTGCGGCTGGCACGTCAGCAGGCCCAGTTGGTCAAATTACGCCAACGGCTGGATGATGCCATGCAGCAACAGCTTCGGCAGATATCACGCCGGAGTGAACGCTTACAACAGCGTCTGATGCAACAGCAGCCGCAAACCCGTATTCATCGTGCCCAGCAGCGTTTGCAACAGCTTAGCTATCAGATGCAAAGTGCGGTGGAACGTCAGTTGAATCAGAGCAAGCAGAAGCTAGGCATCGCCTGTTCGCGACTGGAAGGCGTTAGCCCGCTCGCAACGCTGGCGCGCGGCTATAATGTCACCACCGCACCAGACGGCAAGGTGCTGAAAAACGTCGCACAAATCACACCCGGTGAGACACTGAAAACCCGTTTGCAGGACGGCTGGGTAGAAAGTCAGGTCACGACGCTGATGACGAATTCAAATTCCGCGAAAAAGCGGCAAAAAACCGCATCTAAGACGCCAAAATAA
- a CDS encoding M4 family metallopeptidase — protein MKSRPICSVIPPYILHRIIANGTDEQRHCAQQTLMHVQSLMVSHNARPEPHEKLSAGQVNRNIHDAEQQQQLPGKLVRAEGQPSNGDIAVDEAYNYLGVTYDFFWKIFQRNSLDAEGLPLAGTVHYGQDYQNAFWNGQQMVFGDGDGKIFNRFTIALDVVAHELAHGITEHEAGLIYFRQSGALNESLSDVFGSMVKQYHLGQTAEQADWFIGADLLADGIHGMGLRSMSHPGTAYDDELLGIDPQPSHMSEYVNTREDNGGVHLNSGIPNRAFYLTAIALGGHSWEKAGRIWYDTLCDKALPQNADFEIFARHTIQHAAKRFNHTVADIVMQSWETVGVEVRQEFL, from the coding sequence ATGAAGTCCAGACCGATTTGTAGCGTGATCCCCCCTTACATTTTGCATCGTATTATCGCAAACGGCACAGACGAGCAGCGCCACTGCGCGCAACAGACGCTGATGCACGTTCAGTCATTAATGGTCAGTCACAACGCGCGCCCGGAACCCCATGAAAAATTATCCGCCGGGCAGGTAAATCGCAACATTCACGATGCCGAACAGCAACAACAATTGCCCGGCAAGCTGGTGCGCGCTGAAGGCCAACCCAGCAACGGCGATATCGCCGTAGATGAGGCCTACAACTATCTGGGCGTCACCTATGATTTCTTCTGGAAAATTTTCCAACGTAACTCTCTGGACGCCGAGGGGCTACCGCTGGCTGGTACAGTACATTACGGTCAGGATTATCAGAATGCCTTCTGGAACGGGCAGCAGATGGTGTTCGGAGATGGCGACGGCAAAATCTTTAATCGCTTCACGATTGCGCTGGATGTGGTCGCGCATGAACTCGCTCACGGCATTACCGAACATGAGGCAGGACTGATTTATTTTCGTCAGTCCGGCGCGCTTAACGAATCACTTTCCGACGTCTTTGGTTCCATGGTCAAGCAGTACCATTTGGGGCAAACCGCTGAGCAGGCGGACTGGTTTATCGGTGCCGATCTGCTGGCAGACGGTATTCACGGGATGGGGCTGCGGTCGATGTCTCACCCAGGCACCGCATATGATGATGAACTGCTCGGTATCGATCCCCAGCCTTCTCACATGAGCGAATATGTGAACACGCGTGAAGACAACGGCGGTGTACACCTGAACTCAGGCATTCCCAACCGGGCATTCTATCTGACGGCCATCGCGCTGGGCGGGCATTCCTGGGAAAAAGCCGGCCGCATCTGGTACGACACACTGTGCGATAAAGCGCTGCCACAAAATGCAGATTTCGAAATTTTCGCGCGCCACACCATTCAGCATGCCGCTAAGCGTTTTAATCACACCGTTGCCGATATCGTCATGCAGTCGTGGGAAACGGTAGGTGTGGAGGTTCGGCAGGAGTTCTTATGA
- a CDS encoding protealysin inhibitor emfourin yields the protein MKTLPELNDDAIIELAREGGLAFIPKLAVPRRFALASVPSSERERICNAIRDAFPQAREHGEPDGPGRGDQFYYRIHISYCHPQQNQYTDVILLIPENRAPSELAELWRNGVQES from the coding sequence ATGAAGACGCTGCCAGAGCTTAACGACGATGCCATCATTGAGCTGGCGCGTGAAGGGGGATTGGCCTTTATCCCCAAGCTGGCGGTGCCGCGACGTTTCGCGCTCGCCAGCGTACCGTCATCCGAACGGGAACGCATTTGTAACGCAATTCGTGATGCCTTTCCTCAGGCACGCGAACACGGTGAACCAGACGGCCCAGGGCGCGGTGACCAGTTCTATTACCGCATCCACATCAGCTACTGCCACCCACAGCAGAATCAATATACCGATGTTATCCTGCTGATCCCCGAAAACCGTGCGCCATCAGAGTTGGCTGAGCTGTGGCGCAACGGCGTACAGGAGTCATAA
- a CDS encoding zinc ribbon domain-containing protein has product MDALCPDCHQAMMWQPGGSFLCEGCRQHYLREATCPECKHLLQELKACGAVDYFCQQHGMISKRRVVFSYAPVE; this is encoded by the coding sequence ATGGATGCGCTTTGTCCTGATTGTCACCAGGCGATGATGTGGCAGCCTGGCGGTTCGTTCCTGTGCGAGGGATGCCGGCAGCATTATTTACGTGAGGCTACGTGTCCTGAATGTAAGCACTTGCTTCAGGAACTGAAAGCCTGCGGTGCGGTGGATTATTTCTGCCAGCAGCACGGGATGATTTCCAAACGGCGAGTCGTGTTCAGCTACGCACCGGTCGAGTAA
- a CDS encoding AEC family transporter, whose translation MSWETWSFAFNVTMPNVLMLLLGIALRKLNLLNDAFCDTAMRVVFNLSLPCLLFFSVAGNHQSFASQWPLVVYGTIGTLATFLLLEIAAVRVVKDPKERGIFVQGGFRSNTGVMGLAFAMSAYGDEGVAIGSLYLMVTVIMFNALSVITLTRSLQRESPEQKIPVSQLLRGIVTNPLIIGLLLGAAYGQSQLPMPSVIKQTGGFISSMALPLALLCAGASLEWRSMFRSSNVAVLSSLAKILVVPGLLTLGGWLVGFRGVELGIIFLFSSTPTAAGSYAMTRAMGGNATLAANIIGLTTVGAFFMIAIGLYVLRSLDVI comes from the coding sequence ATGTCCTGGGAAACCTGGAGTTTTGCATTTAACGTTACGATGCCTAATGTACTGATGTTGTTGCTTGGTATCGCGTTACGCAAACTCAATCTGCTTAATGATGCGTTTTGTGATACCGCCATGCGCGTTGTATTCAATCTTTCTCTTCCCTGTCTGCTGTTTTTTAGCGTTGCAGGTAACCACCAATCTTTCGCAAGCCAGTGGCCGCTGGTGGTTTATGGGACGATAGGAACATTAGCGACATTTCTGTTACTGGAAATTGCGGCGGTACGTGTAGTTAAAGACCCAAAAGAACGTGGCATTTTTGTGCAAGGTGGGTTCCGTTCTAATACGGGCGTGATGGGATTGGCTTTTGCGATGAGTGCTTATGGTGATGAAGGTGTCGCTATCGGTTCTCTGTATCTGATGGTGACGGTGATTATGTTCAACGCGCTGTCAGTTATTACGTTAACACGCAGTTTGCAGCGGGAATCCCCTGAACAGAAGATCCCTGTCAGTCAACTGTTGCGCGGCATTGTAACGAACCCACTGATTATTGGCCTGCTTCTTGGTGCTGCATATGGGCAGAGTCAGCTGCCAATGCCGAGTGTGATTAAACAAACGGGTGGCTTTATTTCCTCAATGGCGCTGCCTTTGGCGCTGTTATGTGCAGGTGCGAGTCTGGAATGGCGTAGTATGTTTCGTTCATCCAATGTTGCCGTGCTGTCCTCCCTTGCGAAAATACTCGTTGTGCCAGGATTACTCACGTTGGGTGGGTGGCTGGTCGGTTTTCGCGGTGTTGAACTGGGGATTATTTTTCTGTTTTCCTCAACGCCGACCGCAGCTGGCAGCTATGCGATGACGCGAGCGATGGGCGGAAACGCGACGCTGGCGGCCAATATTATTGGGCTGACGACGGTTGGTGCGTTTTTCATGATTGCCATTGGGCTGTACGTGCTGCGTTCGCTTGATGTGATTTAA